In the Numida meleagris isolate 19003 breed g44 Domestic line chromosome 5, NumMel1.0, whole genome shotgun sequence genome, one interval contains:
- the MLPH gene encoding melanophilin isoform X6 produces MPAFLPWGGALRLVGSALLAQHEWLGSLRCKMGRKLDLSKLTDEEAKHVWEVVQRDFDLRKKEEERLEDLKCKIDQESSKREFLTHQSHLNETHCVHCLQPFKFLLNSKRQCLDCHFYTCKSCSRYNKREQGWVCDPCRLSRVVKIGSLEWYYEHVRSRFKRFGSAKVLQSLYGRLQPEQKGNSALLGLHDRVYSLPDINSECQLPTNGGIVDDSDDEDDALRGAEAECYSRMRKTKRLLSVHPFDFELDSEYSAQSRRQSAQLSPVAISPDTFQSFPDFPSPAEDAPREPRLEEADLAAVFRILREQEQHLSPPEQHFSTEVRLTLNARRRSLDRSSKPGSPWIEQPRSPYSADMDTSDEDVKGAPKLTACLPHHLKCRSRASSQENVSHNSGSQSPATESQLDPDAEEEELKKKLEEFTSNISDREVSSEEEECEERKGVKRPEMSSSGDDMASEARKRSSAQALSEITAKALRAINATEKVVSESLQGQSWGSGGRALPRGQHLSMEDGKEAAEAYRELEENVYLAAGKAYQLETTLTELEEGARHGSTTNSELLELEDKVASAAAQVQQAESEISDIESRIAALSAAGLTVKPVEKARKKSSGQAFHLCSPNPTSSSPGESLDDVKAISGPQVLRRRFNSPIEITGFDDSFDRNSVYRGSLTQRNPNGKNRRVERLFAKPVMTHLP; encoded by the exons ATGCCTGCCTTTCTTCCCTGGGGAGGTGCTCTAAGACTGGTTGGATCTGCACTCCTCGCACAACACGAGTGGCTTGGCA GCTTGCGGTGCAAGATGGGGAGGAAGCTGGATCTCTCCAAGCTGACCGATGAGGAGGCCAAGCATGTCTGGGAGGTGGTTCAGCGTGACTTTGAcctgaggaagaaagaggaggagcGGCTGGA GGACCTGAAGTGCAAGATCGACCAGGAAAGCAGCAAGAGAGAGTTCCTGACCCACCAGTCCCACCTGAATGAAACACACTGCGTGCACTGCCTCCAGCCCTTCAAGTTCCTGCTGAACAGCAAGCGGCAGTGCCTGGACTGCCACTTCTACACCTGCAAGAGCTGCAGCCGCTACAACaagagggagcagggctgggtcTGTGACCCCTGCCGCCTCTCCAG GGTGGTGAAGATCGGTTCCCTCGAGTGGTACTACGAGCATGTGCGATCCCGTTTCAAGAGGTTTGGAAGCGCCAAGGTGCTGCAGTCCCTCTACggcaggctgcagccagagcagaaggggaattCGGCACTCCTAG GTCTTCACGACAGAGTTTACAGCCTGCCAGACATCAACA GTGAATGCCAGCTCCCCACCAATGGTGGCATTGTGGATGACAGTGACGATGAAGATGATGCACTCCGTGGAGCGGAAGCAGAGTGTTACAGCAGA ATGCGCAAGACCAAGCGCCTGCTGTCCGTGCACCCCTTTGATTTTGAGCTGGACTCAGAGTACTCTGCCCAGTCTCGCCGCCAGTCTGCCCAGCTCTCTCCAGTGGCCATCAGCCCTGACACTTTCCAG TCCTTCCCAGATTTCCCCAGCCCGGCTGAAGATGCCCCCCGAGAGCCCCGGCTGGAGGAGGCTGACCTGGCGGCCGTGTTCCGTATCTTGAGGGAGCAAGAGCAGCACCTCAGCCCTCCGGAGCAGCACTTCAGCACGGAGGTTCGGCTCACTCTCAATGCACGCAGACGGAGCCTGGACAGAAGCTCAAAGCCTG GCAGCCCCTGGATCGAGCAACCCCGGTCCCCGTACTCTGCAGACATGGACACCTCGGATGAGGATGTGAAAGGAGCCCCGAAGctcactgcctgcctgcctcaCCACCTGAAATGCCGGAGCAGAGCCTCTTCCCAGGAGAACGTCAGCCACAACTCGGGAAGTCAG TCTCCAGCCACAGAGTCCCAACTCGATCCCGATGCCGAGGAGGAGGAGTTGAAGAAGAAGCTGGAGGAATTCACCAGCAACATCAGCGACAGAGAAGTCtcttctgaagaagaggagtgtgaagaaaggaagggagtgAAGAGACCTGAGATGAGCTCCTCCGGTGATGACATGGCCAGTGAAGCTCGGAAG AGGTCCTCAGCACAGGCTTTGAGTGAAATCACAGCCAAAGCACTGAGAGCCATAAATGCCACGGAGAAAGTGGTCTCTGAGTCACTGCAAGGACAGAGCTGGGGCAGTGGTGGCCGTGCCCTGCCCAGAGGGCAGCATCTCAGCATGGAGGATGGGAAAGAGGCGGCCGAAGCATACCGAGAGCTTGAGGAAAAT GTCTACCTGGCTGCTGGCAAGGCCTACCAGCTGGAGACAACCCTGACAGAGCTTGAGGAAGGGGCTCGGCACGGCAGCACAACCAACTCAGAGCTGTTAGAGCTGGAGGACAAGGTGGCCTCGGCGGCTGCACAGGTACAACAGGCAGAGAGCGAG ATATCGGATATTGAATCTCGAATTGCGGCTCTGTCTGCTGCGGGGCTGACGGTGAAGCCAGTGGAAAAGGCGAGGAAGAAGTCAAGCGGGCAG GCCTTCCACCTCTGCTCCCCCAaccccaccagcagcagcccaggggAGTCTTTGGATGATGTTAAG GCAATATCTGGGCCACAAGTCCTCAGGAGAAGGTTCAACAGTCCCATTGAAATCACTG GCTTTGATGACTCCTTCGATCGCAACTCGGTTTACCGTGGCTCGCTGACGCAGAGGAACCCCAATGGGAAGAACAGAAGAGTGGAGCGTCTCTTTGCG AAGCCAGTGATGACCCACCTGCCCTGA
- the MLPH gene encoding melanophilin isoform X11: MPAFLPWGGALRLVGSALLAQHEWLGSLRCKMGRKLDLSKLTDEEAKHVWEVVQRDFDLRKKEEERLEDLKCKIDQESSKREFLTHQSHLNETHCVHCLQPFKFLLNSKRQCLDCHFYTCKSCSRYNKREQGWVCDPCRLSRVVKIGSLEWYYEHVRSRFKRFGSAKVLQSLYGRLQPEQKGNSALLGLHDRVYSLPDINSECQLPTNGGIVDDSDDEDDALRGAEAECYSRMRKTKRLLSVHPFDFELDSEYSAQSRRQSAQLSPVAISPDTFQSFPDFPSPAEDAPREPRLEEADLAAVFRILREQEQHLSPPEQHFSTEVRLTLNARRRSLDRSSKPGSPWIEQPRSPYSADMDTSDEDVKGAPKLTACLPHHLKCRSRASSQENVSHNSGSQSPATESQLDPDAEEEELKKKLEEFTSNISDREVSSEEEECEERKGVKRPEMSSSGDDMASEARKVYLAAGKAYQLETTLTELEEGARHGSTTNSELLELEDKVASAAAQVQQAESEISDIESRIAALSAAGLTVKPVEKARKKSSGQAFHLCSPNPTSSSPGESLDDVKAISGPQVLRRRFNSPIEITGFDDSFDRNSVYRGSLTQRNPNGKNRRVERLFAKPVMTHLP, from the exons ATGCCTGCCTTTCTTCCCTGGGGAGGTGCTCTAAGACTGGTTGGATCTGCACTCCTCGCACAACACGAGTGGCTTGGCA GCTTGCGGTGCAAGATGGGGAGGAAGCTGGATCTCTCCAAGCTGACCGATGAGGAGGCCAAGCATGTCTGGGAGGTGGTTCAGCGTGACTTTGAcctgaggaagaaagaggaggagcGGCTGGA GGACCTGAAGTGCAAGATCGACCAGGAAAGCAGCAAGAGAGAGTTCCTGACCCACCAGTCCCACCTGAATGAAACACACTGCGTGCACTGCCTCCAGCCCTTCAAGTTCCTGCTGAACAGCAAGCGGCAGTGCCTGGACTGCCACTTCTACACCTGCAAGAGCTGCAGCCGCTACAACaagagggagcagggctgggtcTGTGACCCCTGCCGCCTCTCCAG GGTGGTGAAGATCGGTTCCCTCGAGTGGTACTACGAGCATGTGCGATCCCGTTTCAAGAGGTTTGGAAGCGCCAAGGTGCTGCAGTCCCTCTACggcaggctgcagccagagcagaaggggaattCGGCACTCCTAG GTCTTCACGACAGAGTTTACAGCCTGCCAGACATCAACA GTGAATGCCAGCTCCCCACCAATGGTGGCATTGTGGATGACAGTGACGATGAAGATGATGCACTCCGTGGAGCGGAAGCAGAGTGTTACAGCAGA ATGCGCAAGACCAAGCGCCTGCTGTCCGTGCACCCCTTTGATTTTGAGCTGGACTCAGAGTACTCTGCCCAGTCTCGCCGCCAGTCTGCCCAGCTCTCTCCAGTGGCCATCAGCCCTGACACTTTCCAG TCCTTCCCAGATTTCCCCAGCCCGGCTGAAGATGCCCCCCGAGAGCCCCGGCTGGAGGAGGCTGACCTGGCGGCCGTGTTCCGTATCTTGAGGGAGCAAGAGCAGCACCTCAGCCCTCCGGAGCAGCACTTCAGCACGGAGGTTCGGCTCACTCTCAATGCACGCAGACGGAGCCTGGACAGAAGCTCAAAGCCTG GCAGCCCCTGGATCGAGCAACCCCGGTCCCCGTACTCTGCAGACATGGACACCTCGGATGAGGATGTGAAAGGAGCCCCGAAGctcactgcctgcctgcctcaCCACCTGAAATGCCGGAGCAGAGCCTCTTCCCAGGAGAACGTCAGCCACAACTCGGGAAGTCAG TCTCCAGCCACAGAGTCCCAACTCGATCCCGATGCCGAGGAGGAGGAGTTGAAGAAGAAGCTGGAGGAATTCACCAGCAACATCAGCGACAGAGAAGTCtcttctgaagaagaggagtgtgaagaaaggaagggagtgAAGAGACCTGAGATGAGCTCCTCCGGTGATGACATGGCCAGTGAAGCTCGGAAG GTCTACCTGGCTGCTGGCAAGGCCTACCAGCTGGAGACAACCCTGACAGAGCTTGAGGAAGGGGCTCGGCACGGCAGCACAACCAACTCAGAGCTGTTAGAGCTGGAGGACAAGGTGGCCTCGGCGGCTGCACAGGTACAACAGGCAGAGAGCGAG ATATCGGATATTGAATCTCGAATTGCGGCTCTGTCTGCTGCGGGGCTGACGGTGAAGCCAGTGGAAAAGGCGAGGAAGAAGTCAAGCGGGCAG GCCTTCCACCTCTGCTCCCCCAaccccaccagcagcagcccaggggAGTCTTTGGATGATGTTAAG GCAATATCTGGGCCACAAGTCCTCAGGAGAAGGTTCAACAGTCCCATTGAAATCACTG GCTTTGATGACTCCTTCGATCGCAACTCGGTTTACCGTGGCTCGCTGACGCAGAGGAACCCCAATGGGAAGAACAGAAGAGTGGAGCGTCTCTTTGCG AAGCCAGTGATGACCCACCTGCCCTGA
- the MLPH gene encoding melanophilin isoform X10: MPAFLPWGGALRLVGSALLAQHEWLGSLRCKMGRKLDLSKLTDEEAKHVWEVVQRDFDLRKKEEERLEDLKCKIDQESSKREFLTHQSHLNETHCVHCLQPFKFLLNSKRQCLDCHFYTCKSCSRYNKREQGWVCDPCRLSRVVKIGSLEWYYEHVRSRFKRFGSAKVLQSLYGRLQPEQKGNSALLGLHDRVYSLPDINSECQLPTNGGIVDDSDDEDDALRGAEAECYSRSFPDFPSPAEDAPREPRLEEADLAAVFRILREQEQHLSPPEQHFSTEVRLTLNARRRSLDRSSKPGSPWIEQPRSPYSADMDTSDEDVKGAPKLTACLPHHLKCRSRASSQENVSHNSGSQSPATESQLDPDAEEEELKKKLEEFTSNISDREVSSEEEECEERKGVKRPEMSSSGDDMASEARKRSSAQALSEITAKALRAINATEKVVSESLQGQSWGSGGRALPRGQHLSMEDGKEAAEAYRELEENVYLAAGKAYQLETTLTELEEGARHGSTTNSELLELEDKVASAAAQVQQAESEISDIESRIAALSAAGLTVKPVEKARKKSSGQAFHLCSPNPTSSSPGESLDDVKAISGPQVLRRRFNSPIEITGFDDSFDRNSVYRGSLTQRNPNGKNRRVERLFAKPVMTHLP; the protein is encoded by the exons ATGCCTGCCTTTCTTCCCTGGGGAGGTGCTCTAAGACTGGTTGGATCTGCACTCCTCGCACAACACGAGTGGCTTGGCA GCTTGCGGTGCAAGATGGGGAGGAAGCTGGATCTCTCCAAGCTGACCGATGAGGAGGCCAAGCATGTCTGGGAGGTGGTTCAGCGTGACTTTGAcctgaggaagaaagaggaggagcGGCTGGA GGACCTGAAGTGCAAGATCGACCAGGAAAGCAGCAAGAGAGAGTTCCTGACCCACCAGTCCCACCTGAATGAAACACACTGCGTGCACTGCCTCCAGCCCTTCAAGTTCCTGCTGAACAGCAAGCGGCAGTGCCTGGACTGCCACTTCTACACCTGCAAGAGCTGCAGCCGCTACAACaagagggagcagggctgggtcTGTGACCCCTGCCGCCTCTCCAG GGTGGTGAAGATCGGTTCCCTCGAGTGGTACTACGAGCATGTGCGATCCCGTTTCAAGAGGTTTGGAAGCGCCAAGGTGCTGCAGTCCCTCTACggcaggctgcagccagagcagaaggggaattCGGCACTCCTAG GTCTTCACGACAGAGTTTACAGCCTGCCAGACATCAACA GTGAATGCCAGCTCCCCACCAATGGTGGCATTGTGGATGACAGTGACGATGAAGATGATGCACTCCGTGGAGCGGAAGCAGAGTGTTACAGCAGA TCCTTCCCAGATTTCCCCAGCCCGGCTGAAGATGCCCCCCGAGAGCCCCGGCTGGAGGAGGCTGACCTGGCGGCCGTGTTCCGTATCTTGAGGGAGCAAGAGCAGCACCTCAGCCCTCCGGAGCAGCACTTCAGCACGGAGGTTCGGCTCACTCTCAATGCACGCAGACGGAGCCTGGACAGAAGCTCAAAGCCTG GCAGCCCCTGGATCGAGCAACCCCGGTCCCCGTACTCTGCAGACATGGACACCTCGGATGAGGATGTGAAAGGAGCCCCGAAGctcactgcctgcctgcctcaCCACCTGAAATGCCGGAGCAGAGCCTCTTCCCAGGAGAACGTCAGCCACAACTCGGGAAGTCAG TCTCCAGCCACAGAGTCCCAACTCGATCCCGATGCCGAGGAGGAGGAGTTGAAGAAGAAGCTGGAGGAATTCACCAGCAACATCAGCGACAGAGAAGTCtcttctgaagaagaggagtgtgaagaaaggaagggagtgAAGAGACCTGAGATGAGCTCCTCCGGTGATGACATGGCCAGTGAAGCTCGGAAG AGGTCCTCAGCACAGGCTTTGAGTGAAATCACAGCCAAAGCACTGAGAGCCATAAATGCCACGGAGAAAGTGGTCTCTGAGTCACTGCAAGGACAGAGCTGGGGCAGTGGTGGCCGTGCCCTGCCCAGAGGGCAGCATCTCAGCATGGAGGATGGGAAAGAGGCGGCCGAAGCATACCGAGAGCTTGAGGAAAAT GTCTACCTGGCTGCTGGCAAGGCCTACCAGCTGGAGACAACCCTGACAGAGCTTGAGGAAGGGGCTCGGCACGGCAGCACAACCAACTCAGAGCTGTTAGAGCTGGAGGACAAGGTGGCCTCGGCGGCTGCACAGGTACAACAGGCAGAGAGCGAG ATATCGGATATTGAATCTCGAATTGCGGCTCTGTCTGCTGCGGGGCTGACGGTGAAGCCAGTGGAAAAGGCGAGGAAGAAGTCAAGCGGGCAG GCCTTCCACCTCTGCTCCCCCAaccccaccagcagcagcccaggggAGTCTTTGGATGATGTTAAG GCAATATCTGGGCCACAAGTCCTCAGGAGAAGGTTCAACAGTCCCATTGAAATCACTG GCTTTGATGACTCCTTCGATCGCAACTCGGTTTACCGTGGCTCGCTGACGCAGAGGAACCCCAATGGGAAGAACAGAAGAGTGGAGCGTCTCTTTGCG AAGCCAGTGATGACCCACCTGCCCTGA
- the MLPH gene encoding melanophilin isoform X9, with protein MPAFLPWGGALRLVGSALLAQHEWLGSLRCKMGRKLDLSKLTDEEAKHVWEVVQRDFDLRKKEEERLEDLKCKIDQESSKREFLTHQSHLNETHCVHCLQPFKFLLNSKRQCLDCHFYTCKSCSRYNKREQGWVCDPCRLSRVVKIGSLEWYYEHVRSRFKRFGSAKVLQSLYGRLQPEQKGNSALLGLHDRVYSLPDINSECQLPTNGGIVDDSDDEDDALRGAEAECYSRSFPDFPSPAEDAPREPRLEEADLAAVFRILREQEQHLSPPEQHFSTEVRLTLNARRRSLDRSSKPGSPWIEQPRSPYSADMDTSDEDVKGAPKLTACLPHHLKCRSRASSQENVSHNSGSQIHELNKRMSVIERMLNRLEEKILVRSPESPATESQLDPDAEEEELKKKLEEFTSNISDREVSSEEEECEERKGVKRPEMSSSGDDMASEARKRSSAQALSEITAKALRAINATEKVVSESLQGQSWGSGGRALPRGQHLSMEDGKEAAEAYRELEENVYLAAGKAYQLETTLTELEEGARHGSTTNSELLELEDKVASAAAQVQQAESEISDIESRIAALSAAGLTVKPVEKARKKSSGQAFHLCSPNPTSSSPGESLDDVKAISGPQVLRRRFNSPIEITGFDDSFDRNSVYRGSLTQRNPNGKNRRVERLFAKPVMTHLP; from the exons ATGCCTGCCTTTCTTCCCTGGGGAGGTGCTCTAAGACTGGTTGGATCTGCACTCCTCGCACAACACGAGTGGCTTGGCA GCTTGCGGTGCAAGATGGGGAGGAAGCTGGATCTCTCCAAGCTGACCGATGAGGAGGCCAAGCATGTCTGGGAGGTGGTTCAGCGTGACTTTGAcctgaggaagaaagaggaggagcGGCTGGA GGACCTGAAGTGCAAGATCGACCAGGAAAGCAGCAAGAGAGAGTTCCTGACCCACCAGTCCCACCTGAATGAAACACACTGCGTGCACTGCCTCCAGCCCTTCAAGTTCCTGCTGAACAGCAAGCGGCAGTGCCTGGACTGCCACTTCTACACCTGCAAGAGCTGCAGCCGCTACAACaagagggagcagggctgggtcTGTGACCCCTGCCGCCTCTCCAG GGTGGTGAAGATCGGTTCCCTCGAGTGGTACTACGAGCATGTGCGATCCCGTTTCAAGAGGTTTGGAAGCGCCAAGGTGCTGCAGTCCCTCTACggcaggctgcagccagagcagaaggggaattCGGCACTCCTAG GTCTTCACGACAGAGTTTACAGCCTGCCAGACATCAACA GTGAATGCCAGCTCCCCACCAATGGTGGCATTGTGGATGACAGTGACGATGAAGATGATGCACTCCGTGGAGCGGAAGCAGAGTGTTACAGCAGA TCCTTCCCAGATTTCCCCAGCCCGGCTGAAGATGCCCCCCGAGAGCCCCGGCTGGAGGAGGCTGACCTGGCGGCCGTGTTCCGTATCTTGAGGGAGCAAGAGCAGCACCTCAGCCCTCCGGAGCAGCACTTCAGCACGGAGGTTCGGCTCACTCTCAATGCACGCAGACGGAGCCTGGACAGAAGCTCAAAGCCTG GCAGCCCCTGGATCGAGCAACCCCGGTCCCCGTACTCTGCAGACATGGACACCTCGGATGAGGATGTGAAAGGAGCCCCGAAGctcactgcctgcctgcctcaCCACCTGAAATGCCGGAGCAGAGCCTCTTCCCAGGAGAACGTCAGCCACAACTCGGGAAGTCAG ATTCATGAGCTCAACAAACGCATGTCAGTGATCGAACGCATGCTGAACCGcttggaggaaaaaatcctGGTGCGCTCTCCTGAG TCTCCAGCCACAGAGTCCCAACTCGATCCCGATGCCGAGGAGGAGGAGTTGAAGAAGAAGCTGGAGGAATTCACCAGCAACATCAGCGACAGAGAAGTCtcttctgaagaagaggagtgtgaagaaaggaagggagtgAAGAGACCTGAGATGAGCTCCTCCGGTGATGACATGGCCAGTGAAGCTCGGAAG AGGTCCTCAGCACAGGCTTTGAGTGAAATCACAGCCAAAGCACTGAGAGCCATAAATGCCACGGAGAAAGTGGTCTCTGAGTCACTGCAAGGACAGAGCTGGGGCAGTGGTGGCCGTGCCCTGCCCAGAGGGCAGCATCTCAGCATGGAGGATGGGAAAGAGGCGGCCGAAGCATACCGAGAGCTTGAGGAAAAT GTCTACCTGGCTGCTGGCAAGGCCTACCAGCTGGAGACAACCCTGACAGAGCTTGAGGAAGGGGCTCGGCACGGCAGCACAACCAACTCAGAGCTGTTAGAGCTGGAGGACAAGGTGGCCTCGGCGGCTGCACAGGTACAACAGGCAGAGAGCGAG ATATCGGATATTGAATCTCGAATTGCGGCTCTGTCTGCTGCGGGGCTGACGGTGAAGCCAGTGGAAAAGGCGAGGAAGAAGTCAAGCGGGCAG GCCTTCCACCTCTGCTCCCCCAaccccaccagcagcagcccaggggAGTCTTTGGATGATGTTAAG GCAATATCTGGGCCACAAGTCCTCAGGAGAAGGTTCAACAGTCCCATTGAAATCACTG GCTTTGATGACTCCTTCGATCGCAACTCGGTTTACCGTGGCTCGCTGACGCAGAGGAACCCCAATGGGAAGAACAGAAGAGTGGAGCGTCTCTTTGCG AAGCCAGTGATGACCCACCTGCCCTGA
- the MLPH gene encoding melanophilin isoform X12, whose product MPAFLPWGGALRLVGSALLAQHEWLGSLRCKMGRKLDLSKLTDEEAKHVWEVVQRDFDLRKKEEERLEDLKCKIDQESSKREFLTHQSHLNETHCVHCLQPFKFLLNSKRQCLDCHFYTCKSCSRYNKREQGWVCDPCRLSRVVKIGSLEWYYEHVRSRFKRFGSAKVLQSLYGRLQPEQKGNSALLGLHDRVYSLPDINSECQLPTNGGIVDDSDDEDDALRGAEAECYSRSFPDFPSPAEDAPREPRLEEADLAAVFRILREQEQHLSPPEQHFSTEVRLTLNARRRSLDRSSKPGSPWIEQPRSPYSADMDTSDEDVKGAPKLTACLPHHLKCRSRASSQENVSHNSGSQSPATESQLDPDAEEEELKKKLEEFTSNISDREVSSEEEECEERKGVKRPEMSSSGDDMASEARKVYLAAGKAYQLETTLTELEEGARHGSTTNSELLELEDKVASAAAQVQQAESEISDIESRIAALSAAGLTVKPVEKARKKSSGQAFHLCSPNPTSSSPGESLDDVKAISGPQVLRRRFNSPIEITGFDDSFDRNSVYRGSLTQRNPNGKNRRVERLFAKPVMTHLP is encoded by the exons ATGCCTGCCTTTCTTCCCTGGGGAGGTGCTCTAAGACTGGTTGGATCTGCACTCCTCGCACAACACGAGTGGCTTGGCA GCTTGCGGTGCAAGATGGGGAGGAAGCTGGATCTCTCCAAGCTGACCGATGAGGAGGCCAAGCATGTCTGGGAGGTGGTTCAGCGTGACTTTGAcctgaggaagaaagaggaggagcGGCTGGA GGACCTGAAGTGCAAGATCGACCAGGAAAGCAGCAAGAGAGAGTTCCTGACCCACCAGTCCCACCTGAATGAAACACACTGCGTGCACTGCCTCCAGCCCTTCAAGTTCCTGCTGAACAGCAAGCGGCAGTGCCTGGACTGCCACTTCTACACCTGCAAGAGCTGCAGCCGCTACAACaagagggagcagggctgggtcTGTGACCCCTGCCGCCTCTCCAG GGTGGTGAAGATCGGTTCCCTCGAGTGGTACTACGAGCATGTGCGATCCCGTTTCAAGAGGTTTGGAAGCGCCAAGGTGCTGCAGTCCCTCTACggcaggctgcagccagagcagaaggggaattCGGCACTCCTAG GTCTTCACGACAGAGTTTACAGCCTGCCAGACATCAACA GTGAATGCCAGCTCCCCACCAATGGTGGCATTGTGGATGACAGTGACGATGAAGATGATGCACTCCGTGGAGCGGAAGCAGAGTGTTACAGCAGA TCCTTCCCAGATTTCCCCAGCCCGGCTGAAGATGCCCCCCGAGAGCCCCGGCTGGAGGAGGCTGACCTGGCGGCCGTGTTCCGTATCTTGAGGGAGCAAGAGCAGCACCTCAGCCCTCCGGAGCAGCACTTCAGCACGGAGGTTCGGCTCACTCTCAATGCACGCAGACGGAGCCTGGACAGAAGCTCAAAGCCTG GCAGCCCCTGGATCGAGCAACCCCGGTCCCCGTACTCTGCAGACATGGACACCTCGGATGAGGATGTGAAAGGAGCCCCGAAGctcactgcctgcctgcctcaCCACCTGAAATGCCGGAGCAGAGCCTCTTCCCAGGAGAACGTCAGCCACAACTCGGGAAGTCAG TCTCCAGCCACAGAGTCCCAACTCGATCCCGATGCCGAGGAGGAGGAGTTGAAGAAGAAGCTGGAGGAATTCACCAGCAACATCAGCGACAGAGAAGTCtcttctgaagaagaggagtgtgaagaaaggaagggagtgAAGAGACCTGAGATGAGCTCCTCCGGTGATGACATGGCCAGTGAAGCTCGGAAG GTCTACCTGGCTGCTGGCAAGGCCTACCAGCTGGAGACAACCCTGACAGAGCTTGAGGAAGGGGCTCGGCACGGCAGCACAACCAACTCAGAGCTGTTAGAGCTGGAGGACAAGGTGGCCTCGGCGGCTGCACAGGTACAACAGGCAGAGAGCGAG ATATCGGATATTGAATCTCGAATTGCGGCTCTGTCTGCTGCGGGGCTGACGGTGAAGCCAGTGGAAAAGGCGAGGAAGAAGTCAAGCGGGCAG GCCTTCCACCTCTGCTCCCCCAaccccaccagcagcagcccaggggAGTCTTTGGATGATGTTAAG GCAATATCTGGGCCACAAGTCCTCAGGAGAAGGTTCAACAGTCCCATTGAAATCACTG GCTTTGATGACTCCTTCGATCGCAACTCGGTTTACCGTGGCTCGCTGACGCAGAGGAACCCCAATGGGAAGAACAGAAGAGTGGAGCGTCTCTTTGCG AAGCCAGTGATGACCCACCTGCCCTGA